A portion of the Malania oleifera isolate guangnan ecotype guangnan chromosome 3, ASM2987363v1, whole genome shotgun sequence genome contains these proteins:
- the LOC131150713 gene encoding COBRA-like protein 7 produces MASSSNPHFIFAVIVSLIAITAPIGVSQPAAPSPAADACNGIFLSYAYTSGSQLPPIRKSDPAQQAYRFESTLTVLNNGLEDLKSWMVFVGFQHDEFLVSASNAVLADGSSLPTGVGNGTVFAGYPSTDLKTAIETAGDATQMGVQIDLVGTQFGVKAPNVPMPSNISLANDGFVCPKPTMQGKSQMQVCCTKDPKFTSNDTVTEKFLPRQSGDLTILYDVTRTYESNYWAQVTIENHNPLGRLDNWRLSWDWMRDEFIYIMKGAYPDIVDSSECIFGRQGEYYQQLDFSTVLNCERRPTIVDLPLTKANDTTLGKIPFCCRNGTILPPSMDPSKSTSVFQINVFKMPPDLNRSQLSPPQNWRINGTLNPDYKCGPPVRVSPSLFPDPSGLPSDSTAVASWQVVCNITEPKGASPKCCVSFSAYYNDSVIPCKTCACGCPSKKGRTCSTTAPAILLPSEALLVPFENRTAMTLAWAAIKHRTVPSPLPCGDNCGVSINWHLYTDYNRGWSARVTIFNWDENNFADWFAAVQMGKAAPGFEAMYSFNGTTLDVNGENNTIFMQGLPDLNYLVAETDGANPESPRVPGKQQSVISFTKKTTPGINVAGGDGFPTKVFFNGEECSLPSVYPMSAAGRKSFAMGISALVTVLVFMLIQQALEFL; encoded by the exons ATGGCCTCGTCCTCTAATCCCCACTTCATCTTCGCCGTCATCGTCTCCTTGATCGCCATTACTGCTCCGATCGGCGTCTCTCAACCCGCAGCCCCGTCGCCGGCGGCCGATGCCTGCAACGGCATCTTCCTGTCCTACGCCTACACCTCCGGGTCTCAGCTCCCGCCAATCCGCAAGTCCGATCCGGCCCAGCAGGCTTACAGGTTCGAATCCACACTCACAGTGCTCAACAACGGCCTCGAGGATCTTAAATCGTGGATGGTTTTTGTGGGGTTTCAGCACGACGAGTTTCTAGTGTCTGCTTCTAATGCCGTGCTGGCCGACGGGAGTAGTCTCCCTACGGGTGTCGGAAACGGCACCGTTTTCGCCGGGTACCCCTCGACGGATCTCAAGACGGCGATCGAGACCGCCGGCGATGCGACCCAGATGGGGGTCCAGATCGATTTGGTGGGGACCCAATTCGGAGTGAAGGCACCAAATGTTCCTATGCCTTCCAACATATCGCTGGCTAATGATGGGTTCGTCTGCCCTAAACCCACTATGCAAG GAAAGAGTCAGATGCAAGTCTGTTGCACAAAGGATCCAAAGTTTACATCAAATGACACCGTGACTGAAAAATTTCTGCCTCGCCAGAGTGGTGATCTTACAATACTGTATGATGTGACCAGAACATACGAGTCAAATTATTGGGCACAAGTTACAATTGAAAACCATAATCCTCTTGGTCGTCTTGATAATTGGAGATTAAGTTGGGACTGGATGAGGGATGAATTTATCTATATCATGAAAGGGGCTTATCCAGATATTGTTGATTCATCTGAATGCATTTTTGGCAGGCAAGGTGAGTACTACCAGCAACTTGACTTTTCCACTGTTTTGAATTGTGAAAGAAGGCCAACAATTGTTGACCTGCCTCTAACAAAAGCCAATGATACGACCCTTGGGAAGATCCCTTTTTGTTGCCGGAATGGTACAATCTTGCCACCATCAATGGACCCAAGCAAGTCAACTTCTGTTTTTCAAATAAATGTCTTCAAAATGCCACCCGATCTCAATCGGTCCCAGCTTTCCCCACCTCAGAACTGGAGGATCAATGGCACATTGAACCCAGATTATAAATGTGGCCCTCCGGTGCGGGTGAGCCCTAGCCTATTCCCAGATCCTAGTGGGTTACCATCAGATTCAACAGCTGTTGCAAGCTGGCAAGTAGTCTGCAACATCACAGAACCAAAGGGAGCAAGCCCCAAATGTTGTGTATCATTTTCTGCATATTACAATGATTCTGTGATCCCTTGCAAAACTTGTGCTTGTGGGTGTCCTAGTAAGAAAGGCCGAACTTGTAGTACCACTGCTCCAGCTATTCTTCTTCCATCAGAGGCCCTTCTAGTTCCATTTGAGAACCGAACTGCCATGACTCTAGCTTGGGCTGCAATTAAACACCGGACGGTGCCAAGTCCCTTGCCCTGTGGAGATAACTGTGGTGTCAGCATCAACTGGCATTTATATACTGACTACAATCGCGGATGGAGTGCAAGGGTCACAATTTTTAACTGGGATGAAAATAATTTTGCTGATTGGTTTGCTGCAGTTCAAATGGGCAAGGCAGCTCCCGGTTTTGAAGCAATGTACTCATTCAATGGAACTACCTTGGATGTGAATGGTGAAAATAATACCATATTCATGCAGGGTCTCCCAGACTTGAACTACCTTGTGGCAGAAACAGATGGAGCCAACCCAGAGAGTCCTAGAGTGCCTGGAAAACAACAGTCTGTGATCTCCTTCACAAAGAAAACAACCCCTGGAATCAATGTGGCTGGTGGGGATGGGTTCCCCACGAAAGTTTTCTTCAATGGAGAGGAGTGCTCGCTTCCCTCTGTATATCCAATGAGTGCTGCTGGTAGAAAGAGCTTTGCCATGGGCATTTCAGCTCTTGTAACTGTACTGGTTTTCATGTTAATCCAGCA GGCCCTGGAATTTCTCTAA